One Microbacterium trichothecenolyticum DNA window includes the following coding sequences:
- a CDS encoding discoidin domain-containing protein, with translation MSPSKRRRVDWQQDRDNGPSAFRRRTVLTATAWSIPVLSLSAALPAHAATSDAVLVSLSFDSPGVLRGCMVRAIATVVTSSGAPVAGASVVFTPDSGATVLGSRSATTDGSGRAAVLIDISLANDPGMHAVTATSQGRSSSATYEVVVSPRSAPFDWRARAIAYDAFVYDWSQPGEYPTIARDTTHRNMDAETYKMPSYYGQPIPGDGGQEAITQLPSVVGATLVGIDKSDQGGRDYVDMCRTFFQPRIGVGLNNPGSGGGGQDSFWYPATANFMLSALAMLYPRAAHYDDIFRSIADKHEAMVRALGGSVADFTGQGFDFETMTLSRGSRNEGGDAAAATAVILMWAHSRFGDARYLEAAQWALGYLDRSSQSLNYEWATLLAPSAAARLNATAASSFDVRKHLMFVLQQSSARWGWGTITGSWSGYDVWGLQGSVTDGSGYAFAMGSFATAFLAPTVKYDVRYVDLVGPLLASVADAARFFYADHISTTKQIYGTRFSASPAKVIAYEGFRAQEAGVRPRATGDPSAYGRQWGLPPQTTDLGLYGSGWVGIFASTVEIVRSGLVRIDVDALDLGAGDGLRRSVYVNTATSGIDVAVPVHGSCALYDVLTDTVLTDDASGQASIPLPPGAARLVVELPPHPRLERRGGRTFFGNAVVNYRAAVPDEAAGRPVTASSTAPDSRVDNVVDDEPSTSWTSAQASDQWLSVDLREVRFVSTVSIDWVRAARSVRVDSSTDGSTWSQAVTVQATPGTQSISFPAIFARFVRLSAMTAVDGTAVSISSLRVTSDDLAARALTVASTSVNANTGQMVTDGDAGTRWESGSGDTQWILVDLGHIQTVNRVLLWWETASAKSYRIDSSLDAVTWATSFSTRSSSGGRETVDIAPVRARFLRVFCLERNTQWAYSIIALGVFAAVGS, from the coding sequence ATGTCACCTTCGAAACGACGACGGGTGGACTGGCAGCAGGATCGCGATAACGGTCCCTCGGCCTTCCGCCGCCGCACGGTGCTGACAGCGACCGCGTGGTCGATCCCCGTGCTCTCTCTCTCGGCCGCCCTTCCTGCGCATGCCGCAACCTCGGATGCCGTCTTGGTCAGCCTCTCGTTCGACTCGCCGGGGGTGCTTCGCGGGTGCATGGTGCGAGCGATCGCGACCGTCGTCACTTCGTCCGGCGCTCCGGTCGCCGGTGCTTCGGTGGTGTTCACACCCGATTCCGGCGCCACCGTGTTGGGTTCGCGCAGCGCGACCACCGATGGATCCGGCCGGGCCGCGGTGCTGATCGATATCTCGCTCGCCAACGATCCCGGAATGCACGCGGTGACCGCCACCAGCCAGGGGCGATCGAGCAGCGCCACCTACGAGGTCGTGGTGTCCCCGCGCTCGGCCCCCTTCGACTGGCGGGCGCGTGCCATCGCCTACGACGCGTTCGTCTACGACTGGTCGCAGCCAGGGGAGTACCCCACGATCGCCCGCGACACGACGCATCGGAACATGGATGCCGAGACCTACAAGATGCCGTCGTACTACGGTCAGCCGATTCCCGGGGACGGCGGCCAGGAAGCCATCACCCAGCTGCCGTCGGTCGTGGGCGCCACCCTCGTCGGGATCGACAAATCCGACCAGGGCGGACGCGACTACGTCGACATGTGCCGGACCTTCTTCCAACCGCGCATCGGAGTCGGGCTGAACAACCCGGGCTCGGGCGGCGGCGGTCAGGACTCCTTCTGGTACCCGGCGACCGCGAACTTCATGCTCAGCGCCCTGGCGATGTTGTATCCGCGAGCCGCCCACTACGACGACATCTTCCGCTCCATCGCCGACAAGCACGAGGCGATGGTGCGTGCTTTGGGGGGATCTGTCGCCGACTTCACCGGCCAGGGCTTCGACTTCGAGACCATGACGCTCTCGCGCGGCTCTCGAAACGAAGGGGGTGACGCTGCTGCCGCCACGGCGGTCATCCTCATGTGGGCACATTCCCGCTTTGGCGACGCCCGATACCTCGAGGCCGCGCAGTGGGCGCTCGGCTACCTCGATCGCAGTTCGCAGAGCCTGAACTACGAGTGGGCGACCCTGCTCGCTCCGTCGGCCGCCGCTCGCCTGAATGCGACGGCGGCGTCGAGCTTCGACGTGCGCAAGCACCTGATGTTCGTCTTACAGCAGTCGTCGGCCCGTTGGGGGTGGGGCACGATTACGGGCTCCTGGTCGGGTTACGACGTCTGGGGCCTGCAGGGCAGCGTCACCGACGGCAGCGGGTACGCGTTCGCGATGGGCTCGTTCGCGACGGCTTTCCTCGCGCCGACGGTGAAGTACGACGTCCGGTACGTCGATCTCGTCGGGCCCCTTCTGGCGAGCGTGGCCGACGCCGCGCGTTTCTTCTACGCCGATCACATCTCCACGACGAAGCAGATCTACGGCACGCGCTTCTCGGCCTCGCCCGCGAAGGTCATCGCCTATGAAGGTTTCCGCGCGCAAGAGGCGGGCGTGCGTCCGCGGGCGACGGGTGACCCATCGGCGTACGGTCGCCAATGGGGTCTGCCACCGCAGACCACCGACCTCGGGCTCTACGGCTCCGGATGGGTCGGCATCTTCGCCTCGACTGTCGAGATCGTGCGCAGCGGTCTGGTGCGCATCGACGTCGACGCGCTCGACCTCGGAGCCGGCGACGGATTGCGACGATCCGTCTACGTGAACACCGCGACAAGCGGTATCGATGTCGCCGTTCCCGTGCACGGTTCCTGCGCGCTGTACGACGTTCTGACCGACACCGTGCTCACCGATGACGCGAGCGGACAGGCGTCCATACCCCTTCCGCCGGGAGCGGCGCGTCTCGTCGTCGAGTTGCCGCCGCATCCTCGACTCGAGCGGCGTGGCGGACGAACGTTCTTCGGCAACGCCGTCGTGAACTATCGCGCGGCGGTTCCCGATGAGGCGGCGGGCCGACCCGTCACGGCCTCCTCGACCGCACCGGATTCCCGCGTCGACAACGTGGTGGATGACGAGCCCTCCACCTCGTGGACATCTGCTCAGGCATCGGACCAATGGCTCAGTGTGGATCTGCGGGAGGTGCGATTCGTCTCGACGGTGAGCATCGACTGGGTTCGCGCTGCCCGGTCCGTTCGCGTCGATTCGTCGACGGACGGATCGACGTGGTCCCAGGCCGTCACGGTGCAAGCCACGCCAGGGACGCAGTCGATCTCCTTCCCCGCGATCTTCGCGCGTTTCGTCCGCCTGTCGGCGATGACGGCCGTTGACGGGACGGCGGTGTCGATCTCTTCGCTGCGCGTGACCTCGGATGACCTCGCCGCGCGAGCGCTCACCGTCGCGAGTACCTCGGTCAACGCCAATACCGGGCAGATGGTCACGGACGGCGATGCTGGTACGCGGTGGGAGTCGGGCTCCGGCGATACCCAGTGGATTCTCGTCGATCTGGGGCACATACAGACGGTGAACCGCGTCCTGTTGTGGTGGGAGACCGCGTCGGCGAAGTCCTACCGCATCGACTCTTCTCTCGACGCGGTCACCTGGGCGACCTCCTTCTCCACCCGATCGTCGTCGGGTGGTCGCGAGACGGTCGACATCGCCCCCGTGCGCGCGCGGTTCCTCCGTGTTTTCTGCCTCGAGCGCAACACGCAATGGGCGTATTCCATCATCGCTCTGGGGGTCTTCGCAGCCGTCGGCAGCTGA
- a CDS encoding RCC1 domain-containing protein, producing MVAPSTPASSTIAPSSAAAPSLSRRTVVAAGVWGAPAVSLAAAGPAFASASGQSRVTMTGPTGGVSPTGAVPLTVTVTDASGTPMAGETVTLSGPASASFVSTSGVTDGTGRFATSFSLDKPWITPGTTITITAIVAGTSTPQAFTVLGSDVLVSGVNDRGQLGTGSSSVVSTPVQSSTVFPSPVSSVVGGIGFSFALLEDGSVWGAGLNGDGQLGVGDTAVHSTWVKVPLPKTATQIAATDSSGYALLSDGTVYGWGGNDGGRLGTGNTTSSKVPVRVPNVSGITQIAAGGAYLAVLDANKSVWMCGWNVSGELGTGDKNDRYSMTNVSGVSNVDQIAAGYHFMLARVGDKVWSWGANDCGQLGVGDQNGRLSPVQIPGLSGVVSVAASADAGVSRCCRRVRRCRGGVMTRGSSVRAMRRM from the coding sequence ATGGTTGCTCCCTCCACGCCCGCTTCCTCCACGATCGCGCCGTCATCGGCGGCTGCTCCGTCCCTCTCCCGTCGCACCGTCGTGGCGGCGGGTGTCTGGGGTGCACCGGCGGTGTCCCTGGCCGCCGCCGGCCCGGCATTCGCCTCCGCCTCCGGCCAGTCGCGGGTCACGATGACCGGGCCCACGGGTGGTGTGTCGCCGACCGGAGCTGTTCCCCTGACGGTGACCGTCACCGATGCAAGCGGCACGCCGATGGCCGGAGAGACCGTCACCCTGAGCGGTCCGGCGTCGGCATCCTTCGTCAGCACCTCTGGCGTGACCGACGGAACCGGTCGATTCGCCACGTCGTTCTCGCTCGACAAGCCGTGGATCACCCCCGGAACGACCATCACGATCACGGCGATCGTCGCCGGCACGTCCACACCCCAGGCCTTCACGGTGTTGGGGTCGGATGTGTTGGTGTCGGGGGTGAATGATCGGGGGCAGTTGGGGACGGGGTCTTCTTCTGTGGTGTCGACGCCGGTGCAGTCGTCGACGGTGTTCCCGTCGCCGGTTTCGAGCGTGGTGGGTGGGATTGGTTTCTCGTTCGCGTTGCTGGAGGACGGGTCGGTGTGGGGTGCCGGCTTGAACGGTGATGGACAACTGGGTGTGGGAGACACGGCGGTTCACTCGACGTGGGTGAAGGTGCCGTTGCCGAAGACGGCGACGCAGATTGCGGCGACGGATTCCAGCGGGTACGCGTTGCTCAGCGACGGGACGGTTTACGGGTGGGGTGGGAACGACGGCGGGCGTCTCGGAACCGGCAACACGACGTCGTCGAAAGTCCCGGTGCGGGTGCCGAACGTGTCGGGGATCACGCAGATCGCCGCGGGCGGGGCGTATCTGGCGGTGCTGGATGCGAACAAGTCGGTGTGGATGTGCGGGTGGAACGTGTCGGGTGAGCTCGGGACGGGAGACAAGAACGATCGCTATTCGATGACGAACGTGTCAGGCGTATCGAACGTCGATCAGATCGCCGCGGGCTATCACTTCATGCTGGCCCGGGTGGGTGACAAGGTGTGGTCGTGGGGTGCGAACGACTGCGGTCAGCTCGGTGTGGGGGATCAGAACGGGAGGCTGAGCCCGGTGCAGATACCGGGTCTGTCGGGTGTGGTGTCGGTGGCGGCGTCGGCGGATGCCGGTGTTTCGCGGTGTTGTCGTCGGGTCAGGCGGTGTCGTGGGGGCGTAATGACACGGGGCAGCTCGGTCAGGGCGATGCGAAGGATGTGA
- a CDS encoding RCC1 domain-containing protein: MTSPEPSVLTPKNMPYTNVASLVGTNNGGVATLTDGSVKVWGLNTAGQCGDGTTDSPRGWGVTPKSTNSPYSAVVNSPYGSSTTQGLFLRASSRATVVDVANPAVSAGTTEAVTVKVTAGTEPIVNTAVALSASSGAVLTQSSGTTDANGAFSTTVTPGAWTTPGTVVTVKASSSAGAGFDSFAVLGSDLLVSGQNAHGELGIGSTASVLTPSQSSRVFPAPVKSVAGGNGFSFAVLTDGSVWGAGQNNAGQLGLGDTTDRATWARVSLAKTATAVAATDGSGYALLSDGTVWGWGSNSSGRLGTGDQNGTTSPIQVKNARNIKQIAAGGAFLAVLDANGDVWTCGWNVGGELGTGDTGDRYSLTKVSGVTNVTQIAAGYHFMMVRVGANVWVWGDNGYGQLGDGTQTRRLSPVQVPGLSNIVSISAAADTAFAVTSSGQALSWGRNDFGQLGQGPAQDVSQPVPSVLTPKNTPFTNVATLVAMNNGGVVKLTDGSFRTWGKNDAGQNGDGTTDSPHGWAVQPSAANSAFSAILNSPYSTASTSGLFLRARR; encoded by the coding sequence GTGACGTCGCCGGAGCCGAGCGTGCTCACGCCGAAGAACATGCCGTACACCAACGTGGCGTCGCTGGTCGGTACCAACAACGGTGGTGTCGCGACGCTGACCGATGGGTCGGTGAAGGTGTGGGGTTTGAACACCGCGGGTCAGTGCGGTGATGGGACGACGGATTCGCCGCGTGGGTGGGGTGTGACGCCGAAGTCGACGAACTCGCCGTACTCGGCCGTGGTGAACTCCCCGTACGGCTCATCCACCACCCAAGGCCTCTTCCTGCGCGCCTCCAGTCGTGCGACGGTCGTCGATGTCGCGAATCCGGCTGTGTCGGCGGGTACGACCGAGGCGGTGACGGTGAAGGTCACGGCCGGGACCGAGCCGATCGTCAACACCGCGGTCGCCCTGTCCGCGTCCAGCGGAGCCGTGCTCACACAGTCGTCGGGAACCACCGACGCGAACGGTGCTTTCTCGACGACGGTCACTCCCGGCGCGTGGACGACGCCGGGAACGGTCGTGACGGTCAAGGCGTCGTCGAGCGCCGGAGCCGGCTTCGACTCCTTCGCGGTTCTGGGATCCGACCTCCTGGTGAGTGGTCAGAACGCGCATGGCGAACTCGGCATCGGGTCGACGGCATCCGTTCTGACGCCGAGCCAGTCGTCGCGGGTGTTCCCCGCTCCGGTGAAGAGCGTCGCGGGAGGGAATGGCTTCTCCTTCGCGGTCCTCACCGACGGCTCGGTGTGGGGCGCAGGGCAGAACAACGCCGGTCAGCTCGGCCTGGGTGACACCACCGACCGCGCCACGTGGGCGCGGGTGAGCCTCGCCAAGACCGCGACCGCGGTAGCCGCAACGGACGGCAGCGGGTACGCGTTGCTCTCCGACGGAACCGTCTGGGGCTGGGGAAGCAACAGCTCGGGACGCCTCGGGACTGGCGACCAGAACGGCACGACCTCGCCCATCCAGGTCAAGAACGCCCGCAACATCAAGCAGATCGCAGCCGGGGGCGCTTTCCTCGCCGTCCTCGACGCGAACGGTGATGTGTGGACGTGCGGATGGAACGTCGGAGGCGAGCTCGGAACCGGCGACACGGGCGATCGGTATTCGTTGACGAAGGTCAGCGGCGTCACGAATGTCACGCAGATCGCTGCCGGCTACCACTTCATGATGGTGCGGGTCGGCGCGAACGTGTGGGTTTGGGGCGACAACGGCTACGGCCAATTGGGCGACGGCACGCAGACGCGTCGGCTGTCCCCGGTCCAGGTGCCCGGTCTGTCCAACATCGTCTCCATTTCGGCTGCGGCCGACACGGCGTTCGCGGTGACCTCGAGCGGGCAGGCGCTGTCGTGGGGGCGCAACGACTTTGGACAGCTCGGCCAGGGACCCGCGCAAGACGTGAGCCAGCCGGTTCCTTCGGTGCTGACACCCAAGAACACCCCGTTTACCAACGTCGCGACCCTCGTCGCGATGAACAACGGCGGTGTGGTCAAGCTGACCGATGGTTCCTTCCGCACGTGGGGGAAGAACGACGCGGGCCAGAACGGCGACGGAACGACCGACAGCCCGCACGGCTGGGCGGTACAGCCCAGCGCGGCGAACAGCGCTTTCTCGGCGATTCTCAACTCTCCGTACAGCACCGCCTCGACGTCGGGGCTGTTCCTGCGGGCGCGGCGATGA
- a CDS encoding RNA polymerase sigma factor, with protein MDATESGDAETWERGSSGDGAAFGLIFDRHRARVFRHAYRLLVDTHDAEDATAIAFLELWRRRGSVRLIEGSVLPWLLVTTTNTARNLTRSRRRYRALLDALPHGEHHRSAEDVALSDELADQRLAEALARLSPPDLHLVTLVMIEGYSPTDAAPVLGLSAGTTRTRLHRARTALREHLGHPTLDLYLQATLGEPS; from the coding sequence ATGGACGCGACCGAGAGTGGTGACGCAGAGACGTGGGAGCGAGGCTCTTCCGGAGATGGCGCGGCATTCGGGCTGATCTTCGATCGGCATCGCGCCCGCGTCTTCAGACACGCGTACCGTCTCCTGGTCGACACCCACGATGCCGAGGACGCAACAGCGATCGCGTTCCTTGAGCTGTGGCGTCGACGCGGGTCCGTGCGACTCATCGAGGGGTCGGTCCTTCCTTGGCTGCTGGTCACCACGACCAACACCGCACGGAACCTCACCCGAAGCCGCCGCCGCTACCGCGCCCTGCTCGACGCTCTTCCTCATGGAGAACATCACCGGTCAGCGGAGGACGTCGCTCTGAGCGACGAACTCGCAGACCAGCGCCTCGCTGAGGCGTTGGCGCGGCTCTCCCCGCCCGACCTACACCTGGTCACGCTCGTGATGATCGAGGGTTACAGCCCTACCGATGCCGCACCCGTGCTCGGGTTGAGCGCCGGCACGACCCGGACAAGGCTGCACCGTGCGCGGACCGCCCTGCGCGAACACCTCGGGCATCCCACCCTCGACCTGTACCTCCAGGCAACGCTAGGAGAACCGTCATGA
- a CDS encoding GNAT family N-acetyltransferase has product MSLRLTLLDAAGADRESLVAFLTRNAFPFHVRVRPTAAEVHEAIDAGAWGDETTESLWIDDDERGRVGLMRLDDLADATAMVDLRLAEAWRGHGLGARALSAAVDRVFRERPAVIRFEGQTREDNHAMRRTFDRCGWVQEAYYRDGWPVDGAEPVASVAYSVLRRDWTGHEGGRARVSDARTPRDFPDARAAVVTAPAVTVRTAVFPRDTDVVSALVGAYLRQTEREKVERGLTAADAPLPERYAREIAEPATAFRDSRVLIASVGAEDCGMVVVATSPTATDISRLWTTPRARGHGVGATLVAAAVDGAVPPVRLSVWDWREPATRLYRRFGFEPVPSWDDRAGLVCLERR; this is encoded by the coding sequence ATGAGTCTGCGCCTGACACTCCTCGACGCCGCCGGAGCAGACCGCGAGAGTCTCGTCGCGTTCCTCACCCGTAATGCCTTCCCCTTCCATGTGCGTGTCCGGCCGACAGCGGCGGAGGTCCATGAGGCGATCGACGCCGGAGCGTGGGGCGATGAGACGACCGAGAGCCTGTGGATCGACGACGACGAGCGGGGTCGCGTGGGCCTGATGCGTCTCGACGATCTCGCCGACGCGACCGCGATGGTCGACCTGCGTCTCGCTGAGGCGTGGCGTGGACACGGCCTCGGCGCGAGAGCCCTGTCCGCGGCCGTGGACCGAGTGTTCCGCGAGCGGCCCGCCGTGATCCGCTTCGAGGGCCAGACGCGCGAGGACAACCATGCGATGCGCCGCACCTTCGATCGCTGCGGGTGGGTGCAGGAGGCGTATTACCGCGACGGGTGGCCGGTCGACGGGGCCGAACCAGTGGCATCCGTCGCCTACAGCGTGCTGCGCCGAGACTGGACGGGCCACGAGGGGGGTCGTGCACGAGTGAGTGATGCACGGACGCCACGGGATTTCCCCGACGCACGGGCAGCCGTCGTGACAGCACCGGCCGTGACGGTACGCACCGCCGTGTTCCCGCGCGACACGGACGTCGTCTCCGCCCTGGTCGGGGCGTACCTGCGCCAGACGGAGAGGGAGAAGGTCGAGCGGGGGCTGACTGCGGCGGACGCACCGCTTCCCGAGCGGTACGCGCGCGAGATCGCCGAACCGGCCACCGCGTTCCGCGACAGCCGCGTGCTGATCGCCTCGGTCGGCGCAGAAGACTGCGGCATGGTGGTCGTCGCCACATCACCGACGGCGACCGACATCTCGCGCCTGTGGACGACGCCGCGCGCCCGCGGGCACGGCGTGGGAGCGACACTCGTCGCCGCCGCGGTCGACGGTGCCGTGCCGCCCGTGCGCCTGTCGGTGTGGGACTGGCGCGAGCCCGCCACCCGGCTCTACCGTCGGTTCGGCTTCGAGCCCGTGCCCTCATGGGACGATCGGGCGGGGCTCGTGTGCCTCGAGCGACGGTGA